Proteins encoded together in one Triticum dicoccoides isolate Atlit2015 ecotype Zavitan chromosome 7B, WEW_v2.0, whole genome shotgun sequence window:
- the LOC119337361 gene encoding histone H3.3 yields MARTKQTARKSTGGKAPRKQLATKAARKSAPTTGGVKKPHRYRPGTVALREIRKYQKSTELLIRKLPFQRLVREIAQDFKTDLRFQSHAVLALQEAAEAYLVGLFEDTNLCAIHAKRVTIMPKDIQLARRIRGERA; encoded by the coding sequence ATGGCGCGCACGAAGCAGACGGCCCGGAAGTCCACCGGCGGCAAGGCGCCCCGCAAGCAGCTGGCCACCAAGGCGGCGAGGAAGTCGGCGCCGACCACCGGCGGCGTGAAGAAGCCCCACCGCTACAGGCCTGGCACGGTGGCGCTGCGCGAGATCCGCAAGTACCAGAAGAGCACGGAGCTGCTCATCCGCAAGCTGCCGTTCCAGCGCCTGGTGCGGGAGATCGCGCAGGACTTCAAGACGGATCTCCGCTTCCAGAGCCACGCGGTGCTGGCGCTCCAGGAGGCCGCCGAGGCGTATCTCGTCGGGCTCTTCGAGGACACCAACCTCTGCGCCATCCACGCCAAGCGCGTCACcatcatgcccaaggacatccagCTGGCGCGCCGCATCCGAGGGGAGCGCGCCTAG